CCGGACGGTGTATAAGCAGAACATCTATGTAATCAGTCTGAAAGTTTTCAAGGGACTTATTGACAGAAGCCAAAATATGCTCTTTGCTTGTATCATATGATTTAATACTGTGTTCAGGGCGATTGTCTGAGACAAGTTTAATGCCGCATTTCGTGACAATCTCCATTTGCTTTCTGAGCTCTGGCTTTAGTGCAAGTGCATCCCCAAATTTTTTTTCGCATGTGTAATTTCCGTAAATATCCGCGTGATCAAAAGTTGTAATGCCAGCCTCTAAGCAATCCTCTATTAATTTAAGCACTTCTTCATTTGACATGTTCCAGTCAGAAAGACGCCATAATCCATGAATGATTCTTGAAAATGATAGATCTTCAGTAAGTTGTATTCTCTGCATAATCATTCTCCTTTCCTTATCATTCTAACTGAATGCGCTCAGGCTTCAAAATAGCTGAATTTGAATCCTGCCGGCTCTTGTCAGCTCGTATGTGCAATTTCATCATGGGTTAAAAGATGATTTGACCAAAGAACAGCTTCCATATAGCATTCATGAATTTCCTCAGGGGAGAGCAACTTGTGTTTTACAGCTTTAAGTATTTTTCTACAACATAGAAAAGTGTTTTTTCATTTTTGGTAATATAGGCTATTTCAGCTATTTTTTTCAGGACCTCTTTTACGATAGAGGAATCTCCAACCAGGACAGAATGATTCAGGATCTCATAATAGAACTTCAGAGCTTCTTCCTGTTGATTTTTCCGGTGATGCAAATCTCCGATTAAATGCAGAAATTTATATTTAAAATCGCTGAAATCACTTAAATAAACTTCCAGGAACGTTTCATAAAGTCTTAGTACTTCATCATCCTGTCCTGCCTCATAATAGGTAACGGCCAGCTCATACAGCGTATTTAATATTCCTTTTACATCACCTTCCCGTTTGTAAATTTCATGTGCAGATTGAAGATAGGACATCGCACTGTCAGCATCCAATAAATATCTGCTGAGGATACCTAAGTTGGTATATGTGCCCGCCAAATTCAGCGGATCGTCTGTCCCTTCGAAAAACAGCAAAGCTTTTGCGTAGGCCGCACTCGCGTTCTCATACTCATTCATTCGTCTATAGCACAAGCCAAGCACCATGTATATAACACCTGTTTGATAGTAAATGGATGTTTTGCTGCTGATAGCCAGTGCCTGTTTCAAAAAGCGGATCGCAGAATAAAATTCTCCTTTTTTTGCATGTGCAAGACCAAGGTTATTCAGTAAAGATATTTTTTCTACACCTGAAGCCTTGAAAGCAATTGAGTCGTCATAAGCCTCATTTAAATAAGAAAATGCCTTTGATAACTGATCCTGGTTAATGAGCAAGGTCGTCAAATAATTGCTGGTTCTGAGTCTCTCTTCAGAATATTGCAGGCTGCAGAATAATTCGTAGCTTTTTTCATAAGCTGCAATGGCCTCGTCCATTTGAAGCTTTACCCGCTGCAGAATCCTTCCCTGGCAAAAATAATAGAGAGCAAGATCATTTTGGTTCAATGATTCAAGATTTTTTTCTAAGTCGTTTAAATGTTCAACAGCATCTGCAAAGTCATCATTTATCACTGCATATTCCAAACTGGAAAGAGCTTTTTTTATATCAAAAGACAGAAGTGATTTATCCTCTTCTTCGAAAAAATCGTGAATATCACATTTCAGTCTTTCGCTGAATTTCAACAGCAGTTTATAAGAAGGCTGGACCATTCCTTTTTCAAGCTGGCTGATGTAGCTGCGGTTCACTATTCCAATTGCCAGCTCGCTCTGAGTCAATTTTTGTTTTTTCCTCAGCTGTCTTAATTTCATTCCAACGGTATTCATACGGCGCCTCCTGATAAAAATTTGAATATGTATTGACAAGAAATTGAATAATTGTATATATTTTAATTGTCAGATAATTATAACAAAATGTTACTTATTTCTAAAATGTTAAAATAAAAGAACTAATGGAGGCTATGAGATGAAAAAAATCAGAAAACATCTTTTATTACTTGCACTTGGTACGGCAATCCTCTTAACTGGATGCTCTAAAGCTGAGCAAAATATCCACACTGCTGACGAAGAATGGCCAAGAATTATTAAAGCCAACCAATATAGTTAACAGCTGCTTTAAATAAACTTCTGAAGATATATGGCTTCACTCTATATCTATCTATTAAAACATATTTTCAAAGATTTGAACCAAATATAGTATGACGAAATAGCAAAAGAGCTTTCCCGATTCAGATGGGGAAGCTCTTTTGCTCTCTTATTATTGAACTCTTGCAAATCCAAAGCCTGATGCGTGGTCATCACCTGTTGCCGCACCAATGCCGCCTTTTATATCATACAGCTTTGCACGGCGCTGCAGCTCTGCACGAACTTGAACGTTGCTTTGGCCTTTATTAGAAGACCAGATTTTCGCAGCAAGCCCAGATACGTGAGGAGTTGCCATAGATGTACCGCTGATCGTGTTGTAACCGCTGTTGATCCAAGTTGATTCAATAGCAGCACCAGGAGCTGAGACTTCAATATCACGCTCTCCAATAATATAGTCTCCATCTGTTGCCGAGTTACCGCGTGAAGAGAAGTTTGCCACACGGTATGTTCCATTTTGCTGAACATTTTCAAGAGCCGCAACAGCAACAGCATTTACTAGAGCGCCAGGATATCCAATCGTATTATTGCCTGATCCTGAGTTTCCGGCTGCTGCGATAACCAATGCACCTTTGCCATAAGCATAGTCTACTGCACTTGCAATTAAACTATCTTTACTGCTTGACCCAAGAGACATTGAGATGATGACTTTAGAACCAGTCCGTGTTCCTTCATCTGCAGCATGTCTGATAGCAGCTGCAATATCATCTGAGTAGCCAGAACCGCTGTCTGTCAGTACTTTGTATGCCCAAAGCTCAGATTGAGGTGCCACACCGTAGATTCCCTGTCCATCAGAACCGCCATTTGCAAGTGCCGTTCCTGCAACATGTGTTCCATGTCCATTGCGGTCTGTGCATGAATTATTAGTATAAGTTGTCCCAACTGTAAAATCTTTGCACTGCTCAGCATTTTGCGACAAATCAATATGGCTTGTCTGAACTCCGGTATCAAGAACAGCTATTTTAATGCCGTCACCTCCACTAGTTGATGTCAGCGAGCTGTTATTATAAATGGCTTTAATTCCCCATGGGGTTCTTGTGCTTGGAAGGGCCATTGTCTGAATCGGCTTTCCGGCAGCTACTTTAAAAGTCGGAACTTTTCCAACCTTGATTTTGCTGTTCTTCTGCAGTGCTTCTAATTGTTTCTGTGTAACGGTTGCTGTAAATCCATCTTTCCCAAAATCGCGCCGGACCTGATGACTTTTCTTCACTTTACCCTTTTCTGCATCAGTTCCCTTGATTACTACACGAATTGATTCATGTTTCACATCTGTTTTTACCTGCTCACTTGCAAAAGCGGCTGTCCCAAACATTGAAAGACTCATTGATAAACTTAATACTGCAGCTCCAAACGCTTTACCGATTTTCATTTCTTTTCCCCTCTCAAAATGTTAGTGTTTTATAACTTTAATCTATAAGCAAAATAAATATATAACATATTAACCATTATCACAATAATCTAAATTTACTAATAACTTTGTTGTAAAGCTATGCTAATTGATGCTAGTTTTTAATCCATATCCCTCTATTAGCCCGCTGTTTATTTTAAAAAAGCTTTAAATTAAAAAAACCACCTTCGTGAGGTGGTTCATGAATCCTATTACAGGCAGCAAATTAAAGATTAATCGACAATTTAAGACAAAGGATTCATTGATTAATAACGGCATCAAGAGATATATTAATCATAAGACAGAAATCGCGGGGTATGTGATGAGGGAAGATCAGGCATTTGCAAAAGGCTGTTTTTACGGAGTTATCCTATCGATTCCAATTTGGATTCTGATTTTTTATATCATATATAGAATTTAAAAAAACACAGGCTCCCCTGTGTTTATTTAAAAGTCTGTTCAAATATTTTATCTCTCACATAAATATCTTTATGATCAATCGCATGATCAGAAGCAACGATTAATCCTATTTTTGTGTCGTTTTGATCGCTTACAATGGTAAATGGGATTTTCTCTTTATTTGCAGCCTTGATATATTTAGACAAGGCTCCATAATCTATTGTTCCATTTAAAAAGAGTGTTTGGTTCTTTCTTGTTTCCAATGAGGCAAGCACTTCACTGTATATTTTATTTTGTCTCACTTGTCCAATGGTGAGAGCCACATATATTCTTTCTCTTAATGTGCCGAGGTAAACATTTCTCTCTTCCGGCTTCGTTTCAAACGTTCCGTAAATTCCCTGCTTGATATATAAATCGATCTGATCGTCTGACATGATGTCATTCTCCTTGTCTAAAGTCCATTATAGGATAAGTCTATCAGAGCAGAAAGCTGACATAAAATGATACGATTGTTTACCAATCAGTATATGATAAAATAATTTTAATCCACCCGAAGAAGGATACCCATAATGGAACACTAAGAATGGTTGCCCAGATCATTCCTTTGAAAAAGTTAGCATCTTTCATGATCAGCTCTCCCTCCGAATCTTCCTTACTATGCATTTTACCCTTCTCTTTGTTTTCTATAACTGCAGAAAAAAAGGAAACGCTTACATTAACTATAATTCTTTTTTTTCTTATGATATCCTCTATAAACATTTCATTATTTTTCTGCATTCCCTTAGGGGATTTCCTTGTCAAGTTTCACCTGTACTTCTTCGGCAGCATATAGTGTTTAAATCAAAGGCTGTTTTCTCACATCCCTTACGATCTCTGCCTGTTTACAAATCAGGCTTAACCGTTCATTAGAAAAGAGCCAGATCAATAGACCGCAAGGAGGAAAAGAATGCCGGCCATTTCAGGGATAGAATATCTGCAGCGCATGAAAGCATTAAAGCCTAATGTTTGGTTAAAGGGCCAAGCCATTACAGAAGATCTTATGATGCATCCCGTTTATAAAGGGGCTATGCAAACAAAAGCATCTCTTTATGATTTGCAGGTCGAAAAAGAGAATATCAGCTTTATGACATTCCCTTCCCCATTTACGCAAAATCGTGTAGGAATGTCCTATCTAGAGCCAAAGACAAAAGAAGATTTACAGAAAAGAAGAAAAATGATTGAATACTGGGCGAATGCAACATGCGGGATGATGGGGCGGAGTCCTGACTATATGAATACGGCATTAATGTCTTTATCAGCTGCATCTGCCATTGTCGGCGCTCAGGATGAAGAGTTTTCGAAAAACCTTCGGAACATGTACGAAACTGCGCTTGAACAGGATTTATCTTTTACACACAGCTTTATTAATCCGCAGGTAAATCGTTCGTCCTATTATTTTGAAACATCCAGGCAGCCGGTCGCAGCAAAAGTGATGAAAAAGACTGCAGACGGACTGGTTATTAAAGGAGCCAGATTGCTTGCAACAGAAGGCGGAATGACGGATGAAGTGCTGATTTTCCCTTCTGGCGGCAATAATCTGGGCGACGATTATGCATTTGCCTTCAGCATTCCGGCAAATACGCCTGGACTGAAATTTATCTGCCGCGAACCGTTTCATGCTGGTGAATCTGCTTTTAACTATCCGCTATCCTCACGCTTCGATGAAATGGATACGCTTCTCGTCTTTGAAAATGTTCTGGTTCCATGGGATCGCGTGTTTTTTTACCATAGACAGGATATTGCCTTTAACTTATTTAACAAAAGCGGGTTTATTTCGCATGCCCTTCATCAGGTTGTCACACGACAGACAGTGAAGATGCAATTTTTAATCGGACTTTCTCAATTATTGATCAATTCTATGGATGTATCTGAGTATGAACATATCCAGCTGAAACTGTCTGAAATGATATTAGGTCTTGAGAGCATGCACGCACTCCTGCTTAAATCAGAAGCAGAGGCCAAGATAGATGCCTTCGGAACGATGACTCCAAGCTCTCATCCGTTATACGCAGCCATCAATCTGTTTTCAAAGCTTTACCCTCACTACATTGGTCTTCTGCAGCAGATCGGGGCAGGCGGTTTAATGGTTCTGCCATCAGAGGAGGATTTCACTTCCCCTATCGGCAGGCACGTTGAGCAGTATCTGCAGGGAGCTTCACTTGATGCAAAAGCAAAAACAAAGCTGTTTCGATTAGTATGGGAACTGACGATGAGCTCTTTCGGCACGAGACAAACTCACTATGAAAGATACTTTTTTGGAGACCCGATCCGCCTTGCAAAAAATTTATACAGCGGTTATGCACGAGAAAAATACCTGGAAAGAGTCAAAGACTTTTTAGATCAAACGAAAGAAAGACCTCAGGAATGAGATCTTTCTTTTTTTCTAACGCCAACTCTTCCTGAAAAAAAGGTTGCACCCCCGCCCATATCTGATATCCGGTCTGGCGTAAGTGAGTTCACGAGCTGTTTTTTCCCGGGTTCATCTGACCATAATCCTTGGCTGACGACTACACCCGGCAATACGTTCTCTCCAACTGAAACTGTCAGCTCACATTCACCCCGGGCATTCCAAACGACAGCCATATCTCCACTTTCCAAACGAAGCATCCTGGCGTCCTTACTATTCATATGCAGCTTAGGAGCTTTTTCAAGGAATTTATGTTTTTCATTGTTTGAAAACGTGGAGTTTAAAAAGTTATGATTTGGACCAGGGACAAAGAGGAAAGGCAAATCGCTTTCTTTGACGAGCGGTGAAAATGTCGGCAAAGGCTGATATCCTGCTTTCTCCATGACACGTGAGTAAAGCTCTATTTTCCCGCTTGGAGTGTTAAGTCTTCCCGGAAATAGCGGTTTTACATTTGCTTTCACATATTTCTTCTTCTTCAAATCCTGAAAAGTGATCTTATCCATATACGGATTTTGAGGATTGTTCAGCGCCTGATCAATCATCTCTTCATCTGAATCTTTAAATGCCTGTTCTGTAAATCCCATTCCTTCCGCTAAAAGCCTGAACACTTCGACGTTTGATTTTGACTCTCCATATGCTTCAACTACCGGCTCCTGCAAGTGAAGATAATGATGCCAGTATGACGTATAAAAATCTGTATTCTCAAAGGCTGATGCTGCAGGGAGGACGATATCAGCATATGCCGCAGTCTCGGTTAAAAACAAATCATGGACCACCAGAAATAAATCTTCCCGCTCTAATCCCATTTTCACTTTATTAGCCTCTGGAGCGACGACTGCAGGATTGCTTCCATATACAAACATGGACTTTATCGCCGGATCGGCATTTAGAAGCTCTTCGCCAATTAAGTTCATATTGATGATTCTGGTCTGTTTTTTCTGGAGGAGGTCAGGGCGCTGCAGAGCATCTGTATTAAATGCCAAATATCCTGAATTGCCTTTAATAGCACCCCCTCCTTTATTCAGCCACTGGCCGGTCAGAGCTGGAAGACAGGCAATAGTCCTAATGCACATGCCGCCATTATCATGATGCTGCAGGCCATTGCCGATTCGAATACAGGATGGTGATGTTTGGCCGTACATTCTAGCCAGTTTTAATAGGTCATCTGCTGGAACTCCTGTTATTTCTGATACTGTATTCGGATCATATTGAACTACATGACTTCTCAGTTCTTCGTGTCCAACTGTGTAGTTTTCAAGGAAATCAATGTCCTCCATGTTTTCCTTAAACAAGATATGCATGATTCCAAGCGCGAGGGCACCGTCCGTTCCCGGAAGAATCGGAATAAACCAGTCTGCAAGTCTCCCAGTCTGATTTTTGTGAACATCAATGACGATGATTTTGGCCCCATTTTTACGCGCCTTTTGAGCAAGTGCCACTTGATGCATATTTGTGCTGACCGCATTAATGCCCCACATAATAAACAGCTTAGTATGTACAGTATCCTCTGGATCGATCCCAAAGCTTCCTCCCATTGTATACTTGTAGCCTGTTGAACCCGCAATTTGGCAAATTGTCTGATCAAGTCTGCTAGCGCCGAGCTTATGAAAGAAACGGCGATCCATTCCCTCAGCATTCAAATTACCCATATTTCCATAGAAACTGTATGGAAGAATGCTTTCCGGCCCATCCGTTTCAATAAGTGTTTTCCATTTAGAAGTAATAGTCCCAAGGGCTTCGTTCCAGCTGATCCGCTCAAATTGTTTTGAGCCCTTTTTCCCTGTCCTTTTTAAAGGATATTGCAGCCTCTTCTCATCATAGATGCGTTCAGCCATGTGCCGCACTTTATTGCAAATGCTGCCTTTTGTAACGGGATGCTCCGGATCCCCTTCCACTTTTATGATTCTGCCGGCTTTCTTATGGACAAGAAGTCCGCATTGATCAGGACAATCCAATGAACAAACAGATGGAAAGACACCATCCCGCTTTTCGATATAAGAATGCATATGGTTTCTCCTTTTATGAGAATAGTTGTCTCAATGATAGAATAGTTTTAACTTTCTATCAAGAATTCCTTTTTCATTCGTTTTAGACATAAAAAAACTGAAGAAAGTTCTCTCTCTTCAGCAATGTTTCCTATTGTTTTGTTGATGTTGATTCTCTCATTTTCAGTGTGGATGGAACCAGTACTTTAAGTGGCGTATCTCTATGCTCAATTACTTGCTCTTGTAATAGCTTCAATGCGATTTTTGCTATCTCAGCTGATGATACATGAATGGCAGTCAAGGAAGGGGCAAAGTAATGAGCTTCAGGAACATCATAAAAACTGACAATTGAGACATCCTCTGGTATCTTTACATTTTCCTCGCGCAGCGCCATGATAGCGGCAAGGGACATGACACTGCTTTGAATGATATAGGCATCAGCAAGCTTTCTGTTTGAAGCAGCTTCCTTTAGAATCCTGTATCCTTCCGTTCCGTACGGTTCTGTCAGGTAAATATGCTCTTCTGACAAAAGATTCGCTTTTTCTAGCTGCTCTTTCATTGTCTGCCCCCAATTAGAAGCGCCTATGTATCCAATTCGTTCATGTCCCATATCTTTTAGATGCGAAATAACGAGCTCTGTCATTTGAGCAAGATCTATACTTACGATATCTTCAGTGGAATCGGCAGTCCAATCTGTAACAAACACGATATTCTTTGAAACCTT
The window above is part of the Metabacillus dongyingensis genome. Proteins encoded here:
- a CDS encoding tetratricopeptide repeat protein: MNTVGMKLRQLRKKQKLTQSELAIGIVNRSYISQLEKGMVQPSYKLLLKFSERLKCDIHDFFEEEDKSLLSFDIKKALSSLEYAVINDDFADAVEHLNDLEKNLESLNQNDLALYYFCQGRILQRVKLQMDEAIAAYEKSYELFCSLQYSEERLRTSNYLTTLLINQDQLSKAFSYLNEAYDDSIAFKASGVEKISLLNNLGLAHAKKGEFYSAIRFLKQALAISSKTSIYYQTGVIYMVLGLCYRRMNEYENASAAYAKALLFFEGTDDPLNLAGTYTNLGILSRYLLDADSAMSYLQSAHEIYKREGDVKGILNTLYELAVTYYEAGQDDEVLRLYETFLEVYLSDFSDFKYKFLHLIGDLHHRKNQQEEALKFYYEILNHSVLVGDSSIVKEVLKKIAEIAYITKNEKTLFYVVEKYLKL
- a CDS encoding lipoprotein — translated: MKKIRKHLLLLALGTAILLTGCSKAEQNIHTADEEWPRIIKANQYS
- a CDS encoding S8 family peptidase; amino-acid sequence: MKIGKAFGAAVLSLSMSLSMFGTAAFASEQVKTDVKHESIRVVIKGTDAEKGKVKKSHQVRRDFGKDGFTATVTQKQLEALQKNSKIKVGKVPTFKVAAGKPIQTMALPSTRTPWGIKAIYNNSSLTSTSGGDGIKIAVLDTGVQTSHIDLSQNAEQCKDFTVGTTYTNNSCTDRNGHGTHVAGTALANGGSDGQGIYGVAPQSELWAYKVLTDSGSGYSDDIAAAIRHAADEGTRTGSKVIISMSLGSSSKDSLIASAVDYAYGKGALVIAAAGNSGSGNNTIGYPGALVNAVAVAALENVQQNGTYRVANFSSRGNSATDGDYIIGERDIEVSAPGAAIESTWINSGYNTISGTSMATPHVSGLAAKIWSSNKGQSNVQVRAELQRRAKLYDIKGGIGAATGDDHASGFGFARVQ
- a CDS encoding YueI family protein; translated protein: MSDDQIDLYIKQGIYGTFETKPEERNVYLGTLRERIYVALTIGQVRQNKIYSEVLASLETRKNQTLFLNGTIDYGALSKYIKAANKEKIPFTIVSDQNDTKIGLIVASDHAIDHKDIYVRDKIFEQTFK
- the hpaB gene encoding 4-hydroxyphenylacetate 3-monooxygenase, oxygenase component, encoding MPAISGIEYLQRMKALKPNVWLKGQAITEDLMMHPVYKGAMQTKASLYDLQVEKENISFMTFPSPFTQNRVGMSYLEPKTKEDLQKRRKMIEYWANATCGMMGRSPDYMNTALMSLSAASAIVGAQDEEFSKNLRNMYETALEQDLSFTHSFINPQVNRSSYYFETSRQPVAAKVMKKTADGLVIKGARLLATEGGMTDEVLIFPSGGNNLGDDYAFAFSIPANTPGLKFICREPFHAGESAFNYPLSSRFDEMDTLLVFENVLVPWDRVFFYHRQDIAFNLFNKSGFISHALHQVVTRQTVKMQFLIGLSQLLINSMDVSEYEHIQLKLSEMILGLESMHALLLKSEAEAKIDAFGTMTPSSHPLYAAINLFSKLYPHYIGLLQQIGAGGLMVLPSEEDFTSPIGRHVEQYLQGASLDAKAKTKLFRLVWELTMSSFGTRQTHYERYFFGDPIRLAKNLYSGYAREKYLERVKDFLDQTKERPQE
- a CDS encoding molybdopterin-dependent oxidoreductase, which codes for MHSYIEKRDGVFPSVCSLDCPDQCGLLVHKKAGRIIKVEGDPEHPVTKGSICNKVRHMAERIYDEKRLQYPLKRTGKKGSKQFERISWNEALGTITSKWKTLIETDGPESILPYSFYGNMGNLNAEGMDRRFFHKLGASRLDQTICQIAGSTGYKYTMGGSFGIDPEDTVHTKLFIMWGINAVSTNMHQVALAQKARKNGAKIIVIDVHKNQTGRLADWFIPILPGTDGALALGIMHILFKENMEDIDFLENYTVGHEELRSHVVQYDPNTVSEITGVPADDLLKLARMYGQTSPSCIRIGNGLQHHDNGGMCIRTIACLPALTGQWLNKGGGAIKGNSGYLAFNTDALQRPDLLQKKQTRIINMNLIGEELLNADPAIKSMFVYGSNPAVVAPEANKVKMGLEREDLFLVVHDLFLTETAAYADIVLPAASAFENTDFYTSYWHHYLHLQEPVVEAYGESKSNVEVFRLLAEGMGFTEQAFKDSDEEMIDQALNNPQNPYMDKITFQDLKKKKYVKANVKPLFPGRLNTPSGKIELYSRVMEKAGYQPLPTFSPLVKESDLPFLFVPGPNHNFLNSTFSNNEKHKFLEKAPKLHMNSKDARMLRLESGDMAVVWNARGECELTVSVGENVLPGVVVSQGLWSDEPGKKQLVNSLTPDRISDMGGGATFFSGRVGVRKKERSHS
- a CDS encoding LacI family DNA-binding transcriptional regulator, whose product is MTTINEIAKLSKVSAAAAYEVLHENAESTVSEETKSRIFQAAETLNYRLTEMQMSSASNNCIHIALAILDAAGGELENPFFIALRKHVEQACLLNNVHIKETIRYENINSTNKMEPLDGIIVIGRLQKNDLEKLKKVSKNIVFVTDWTADSTEDIVSIDLAQMTELVISHLKDMGHERIGYIGASNWGQTMKEQLEKANLLSEEHIYLTEPYGTEGYRILKEAASNRKLADAYIIQSSVMSLAAIMALREENVKIPEDVSIVSFYDVPEAHYFAPSLTAIHVSSAEIAKIALKLLQEQVIEHRDTPLKVLVPSTLKMRESTSTKQ